The Bubalus kerabau isolate K-KA32 ecotype Philippines breed swamp buffalo chromosome X, PCC_UOA_SB_1v2, whole genome shotgun sequence genome has a segment encoding these proteins:
- the LOC129638465 gene encoding heat shock transcription factor, X-linked member 3-like, translating to MDSHSSHKAVLLAPSTDGEPTAGNPCDSSPDPNVDSGEALEKQGDQPKSPDLGVHDNLLPQGPNPEVANEEENNTVLGLSFPRKLWRIVEDATFTSVHWNDEGDTVVIEADLFQTEVLQHRGVDQIFETDSIKSFIRELNLYGFRKIRPSGCCAGKKKMMIYRNSNFQRDKPLLLQNIKRKGDPRTTSQPATGTTATPKRKKQVVATTYSPQLHHNEFTKEGGNKVQEGMPTAHRTLSQCSFVFSDFGSMGSVARQAGGNHLPSEQGSPSGKGTSSNATSVPPATAGKDSPGELPESALVYPDYESVMTLYNTCYSILMAGLLVMAPDEASESEEEQGDSSDYECALCEQVKNKPNP from the exons ATGGATAGTCATAGTTCCCACAAGGCAGTGCTGCTGGCCCCATCAACTGATGGGGAGCCCACAGCAGGCAACCCCTGTGATTCCTCCCCAGATCCAAACGTGGATTCAGGGGAGGCTTTGGAGAAGCAGGGTGACCAACCCAAGAGCCCAGATCTAGGTGTGCATGACAATCTGCTCCCACAGGGCCCGAACCCAGAAGTGGCCAACGAAGAAGAGAACAACACTGTCCTTGGGCTGTCCTTTCCCAGGAAGCTCTGGAGGATCGTGGAGGATGCGACCTTCACCTCTGTGCACTGGAACGATGAAGGAGACACAGTGGTCATCGAGGCAGATCTCTTCCAGACGGAGGTCCTCCAGCACAGAGGTGTGGACCAGATCTTCGAGACAGATAGCATAAAGAGCTTCATCCGTGAACTGAACCTGTACGGGTTCAGGAAAATCCGCCCTTCGGGTTGCTGTGCAGGGAAGAAGAAGATGATG ATCTATCGCAACTCCAATTTTCAGAGAGACAAGCCTCTGCTCCTGCAGAATATAAAGAGGAAAGGTGACCCCAGAACGACTTCTCAGCCTGCCACTGGAACAACAGCAACcccaaagagaaagaagcaagtgGTGGCAACCACATACTCTCCTCAACTCCACCACAATGAGTTCACCAAAGAGGGTGGCAACAAAGTCCAGGAGGGAATGCCAACTGCTCACAGAACCCTCAGCCAGTGCTCATTTGTCTTCTCTGACTTTGGGTCTATGGGAAGTGTAGCCAGGCAGGCTGGGGGAAACCATCTCCCCAGTGAGCAGGGCAGCCCCAGTGGAAAGGGCACATCCAGCAATGCCACATCTGTGCCCCCAGCTACTGCTGGAAAGGACAGCCCAGGGGAACTGCCTGAGAGTGCCCTGGTGTACCCAGATTATGAATCGGTGATGACTTTGTACAACACCTGTTACTCCATCCTGATGGCGGGCCTTTTAGTCATGGCCCCAGACGAGGCCTCTGAGTcagaggaggagcagggagaTTCCTCAGATTATGAGTGTGCCCTCTGTGAGCAGGTCAAGAACAAGCCCAATCCCTGA